In Desulfovibrio gilichinskyi, a genomic segment contains:
- a CDS encoding amphi-Trp domain-containing protein, with protein MSKEKKNKVSVKQTLTHDGVVTYLEDLLKSFKSGQLIINSAEDSVTLNPSDEINFELKAGSKKGKTKFSMKFSWKDEQPENDELSISTEEADNDSDNADKS; from the coding sequence ATGAGCAAAGAGAAAAAAAATAAAGTCAGTGTTAAACAGACTCTGACCCACGATGGAGTTGTGACCTATCTTGAAGATCTCCTTAAAAGTTTTAAATCCGGACAGCTCATTATAAACAGCGCGGAAGACAGTGTGACCCTTAATCCATCTGATGAGATTAATTTTGAACTTAAAGCAGGCAGCAAGAAAGGTAAGACTAAATTCAGCATGAAGTTTTCATGGAAAGACGAACAGCCTGAAAATGACGAGCTGAGCATCAGCACAGAGGAAGCAGATAACGATTCAGACAACGCTGACAAATCCTGA
- a CDS encoding nitroreductase family protein, with amino-acid sequence MIPLTIDTDLCKFDELCVRECPLGVLKMVEKGQTPIVSPRKAKYCINCGHCMAVCPTNAITLTALADQNSSPLKSDKTADYESIEMFLKTRRSIRKFKKKPLSIDEISELIHLSAYAPSGHNAQPVSWTVLDQPEKVQELASLVVDWMNELVAKENPLAEKLFLAGITRAFKGGIDLICREAPALAVNWAPGIGITPEADSIISAAHFELAAHAKGLGVCWAGYVMAAAKYSEPIRTFLNIPEQHIIHGALLLGHPAVKYRNIPPRHKAVGEKIGAGFIFPARKNGHS; translated from the coding sequence ATGATTCCATTAACTATTGATACTGATCTTTGTAAATTTGACGAACTTTGCGTTCGAGAATGCCCGCTAGGGGTTCTTAAAATGGTCGAAAAAGGCCAAACTCCGATCGTAAGCCCTAGAAAAGCAAAATACTGTATTAACTGCGGTCACTGTATGGCCGTCTGTCCGACAAATGCTATAACCCTGACAGCACTTGCAGATCAAAATTCTTCTCCGCTTAAATCTGATAAAACTGCTGACTATGAATCAATTGAGATGTTTTTAAAAACCAGACGTTCTATTCGCAAGTTCAAAAAAAAACCTCTTTCAATTGACGAAATCTCTGAACTGATCCACCTGTCGGCTTATGCTCCTTCAGGACATAATGCTCAGCCTGTTTCATGGACTGTTCTGGATCAGCCTGAAAAAGTTCAAGAACTTGCTTCACTTGTAGTGGACTGGATGAACGAACTTGTGGCTAAAGAGAATCCTCTGGCGGAAAAATTATTTCTAGCTGGAATTACAAGAGCCTTCAAAGGCGGAATAGACCTGATCTGCCGCGAAGCTCCGGCTCTGGCTGTGAACTGGGCTCCAGGCATCGGAATCACCCCTGAGGCAGATTCAATCATTTCAGCAGCTCACTTTGAACTGGCAGCGCACGCTAAAGGTCTTGGAGTCTGCTGGGCCGGATATGTGATGGCAGCAGCCAAGTACAGTGAGCCGATCAGAACCTTTTTGAACATTCCTGAACAGCATATCATTCACGGAGCCTTGCTTCTTGGACACCCGGCAGTAAAATACCGTAACATACCGCCTAGGCATAAAGCTGTCGGCGAAAAAATCGGCGCAGGATTTATTTTCCCTGCACGCAAAAACGGTCATAGCTAA
- a CDS encoding PAS domain-containing hybrid sensor histidine kinase/response regulator has protein sequence MDQDLTHGDNSPNTFQFRLIFISAVIVFATVIGYVLWTSYCSQLQVRKTARSFFIGESTKRAMAVSFFFSGRLRELNRLGSSAAMQSFISMQGSPDFNLQDQSCSSAFNNIYRAISDAVSTKYQGQDQSFSRIAVLDSKGDLLADTDSECALHRGNDSYANYAVKENGPQFSVRHSSGVFSIIIGVPCVGTGGDSGTILGWVSPDSLFESLSDITALPSVGNDFLVLGHTVLALTDNSASESGQLLLMDVLGGEWNGVTLLKAGKSGRKVDYLALSSPVKGTSLHIISLVEEQKLFGLLGPQLLLFFSILLFLVVIAGCYYLVRSTIMQQVYETDIAAAARREDAINSQRLELEREIEERKLADYLRIKAESRYRDIFDNAPVGIFQINMSGTYITANAAYASLLGYADAEELIALGTQAQNGIYYNHDDITDILNHLRVSGRVSGCEVLCVRKDGVLVWTRREFRLVSSEFGVQSYIEGFVIDITARRKAEEKLLSNQKRLSSIFENSPVALWELDFSLLKKKFDSYDDTTTANLRENALKNQEKTHECVELIKIIAANNLAVDFIGAKSREELIALGFSSYVLKKSWKYFRSILLDFVSGSLRHRSEFHFVREDGKEQFFIVNCTIAPDMEGSWGRVLATVEDISELKRIEKELRISKDEAQKANAAKGQFLANMSHEFRTPMNAIKGMVQLIQATELTAEQNENLRLIKSSVDSLLIIANDILDFSKIDSGHMELQTDVLDLPLFLKEIRDVMDIGAMNKNLEVVLKTENIPVCVEVDSMRLRQILVNLLGNAVKFTSSGKVILSAELVPDIGPGRKKKIYFEVSDTGIGLPEDGAESLFKSFVQADASITRKYGGTGLGLAICHRLIKLMGGELKGGNNPDGGAVFSFVLPVLECRVGGSNDHVEPATGDIDTSYDFSKIKVLVAEDSKMNQILLRKIFEKIELKNFVIVGNGIEAVDTFTESEDFDIVFMDIQMPIMDGFEAARAIRKLHSPVRIVALTANSDLEYWQLCQDCGMDTRITKPFNIEDLLAELKKVS, from the coding sequence ATGGATCAAGATCTAACTCACGGAGATAATTCTCCTAATACCTTTCAATTTCGCCTGATTTTTATCAGTGCGGTCATAGTTTTTGCAACTGTTATCGGATACGTCCTTTGGACCAGCTATTGTTCACAGTTGCAGGTCAGAAAGACTGCCCGCTCTTTTTTTATCGGGGAATCAACAAAGAGAGCTATGGCGGTCAGTTTTTTCTTTTCCGGCAGGCTGCGCGAGCTTAACAGGCTTGGTTCAAGTGCTGCTATGCAGTCTTTTATATCAATGCAGGGTTCCCCGGATTTTAATCTTCAAGATCAGAGTTGTTCGTCTGCATTTAATAATATCTACCGCGCGATATCAGATGCTGTTTCCACTAAATATCAAGGGCAGGACCAGTCATTTTCAAGAATAGCTGTTCTGGACAGCAAAGGTGATCTGCTTGCCGATACCGACAGTGAATGTGCATTGCACAGAGGCAATGATTCGTACGCAAACTATGCGGTAAAGGAAAATGGTCCTCAGTTCAGTGTCAGGCATTCAAGCGGAGTTTTTTCTATAATTATCGGGGTCCCGTGCGTTGGAACTGGCGGAGATTCCGGAACCATTCTTGGGTGGGTGAGTCCTGATAGTCTGTTTGAGAGCCTTAGTGACATCACCGCGTTGCCTTCGGTCGGTAATGATTTTCTTGTACTCGGGCATACAGTTCTTGCACTTACCGATAATTCAGCCAGTGAAAGCGGGCAATTATTGCTTATGGATGTTCTCGGGGGAGAATGGAACGGAGTAACTCTTCTCAAAGCGGGTAAATCCGGCCGAAAAGTTGATTATTTAGCACTCTCTTCGCCAGTTAAAGGAACTTCGCTGCATATAATAAGTCTGGTTGAAGAACAAAAACTTTTTGGTTTGCTAGGGCCGCAATTACTGCTGTTTTTTTCAATTTTATTATTTTTAGTTGTTATTGCCGGATGCTATTACTTAGTCAGATCTACAATTATGCAGCAAGTCTACGAGACTGACATAGCTGCTGCTGCAAGGCGTGAAGATGCAATAAACAGTCAGCGTCTGGAACTTGAGCGTGAAATCGAGGAAAGAAAGTTAGCAGATTATTTGAGAATTAAAGCGGAAAGTCGGTATAGAGATATTTTTGATAATGCTCCTGTGGGAATTTTTCAAATAAATATGAGTGGCACCTATATAACGGCCAACGCCGCGTATGCTTCCCTTTTAGGCTATGCAGATGCAGAAGAGTTGATTGCTTTAGGTACACAAGCCCAAAATGGAATTTATTATAATCACGATGACATAACTGATATCCTGAATCACCTGCGGGTTTCAGGAAGAGTGTCAGGGTGTGAAGTGTTGTGTGTGCGTAAAGACGGGGTACTCGTGTGGACCCGCCGAGAATTTCGACTTGTTAGTTCTGAATTTGGCGTCCAAAGTTATATTGAAGGATTTGTAATTGATATTACAGCCCGCAGAAAAGCTGAAGAAAAGCTGCTCAGCAATCAAAAACGATTGAGCTCTATTTTTGAAAATTCTCCTGTTGCATTGTGGGAACTGGATTTCTCTCTTTTGAAGAAGAAGTTTGATTCTTACGATGATACTACCACTGCTAATCTTCGAGAAAATGCTCTGAAAAATCAGGAAAAAACTCATGAATGCGTTGAGTTGATCAAGATTATCGCTGCAAATAATCTTGCCGTGGATTTCATAGGAGCTAAATCTCGTGAAGAACTTATTGCTTTGGGATTCTCTTCATATGTTCTGAAGAAATCATGGAAATATTTCAGATCTATTCTTCTGGATTTTGTCTCAGGTTCGTTGCGTCATAGGAGTGAATTCCACTTTGTTCGTGAAGACGGGAAGGAACAGTTTTTTATTGTTAATTGCACCATTGCACCTGACATGGAAGGTTCATGGGGAAGAGTCTTAGCCACTGTTGAAGACATTTCCGAACTCAAAAGAATTGAAAAAGAATTACGGATCAGCAAGGATGAGGCTCAAAAAGCTAATGCGGCAAAAGGGCAGTTTCTTGCTAATATGAGTCATGAATTCAGAACTCCTATGAATGCGATCAAGGGCATGGTTCAGCTGATTCAGGCAACAGAATTAACTGCTGAGCAGAATGAAAATTTACGACTCATCAAGTCTTCAGTAGACAGTCTGCTTATCATTGCAAATGATATTTTAGATTTTTCTAAAATTGATTCCGGACATATGGAGTTGCAGACTGACGTTCTTGATCTGCCACTGTTTTTGAAAGAGATTCGGGATGTTATGGACATAGGCGCAATGAATAAGAATCTGGAAGTTGTTCTTAAAACCGAGAATATTCCGGTTTGCGTTGAAGTTGATAGCATGAGGCTTAGGCAGATACTTGTTAATTTACTTGGAAATGCCGTTAAGTTTACAAGTTCCGGTAAAGTTATACTTTCAGCTGAATTAGTGCCTGATATAGGTCCTGGAAGGAAAAAGAAAATTTATTTTGAAGTTTCTGATACCGGTATAGGGCTTCCGGAAGATGGAGCAGAGAGTCTTTTTAAGTCATTTGTTCAGGCAGATGCTTCGATTACACGTAAATACGGCGGAACAGGGTTGGGATTGGCTATTTGCCACAGACTTATAAAGCTAATGGGCGGCGAGCTTAAAGGCGGCAATAATCCTGATGGAGGAGCTGTATTTTCTTTTGTTTTGCCTGTATTGGAATGTCGTGTCGGTGGTAGCAATGATCATGTGGAACCAGCTACAGGTGATATCGATACAAGCTACGATTTTTCAAAAATTAAAGTGCTTGTTGCAGAAGACAGCAAGATGAATCAGATTCTGCTGCGCAAAATTTTTGAAAAGATCGAACTGAAAAATTTTGTTATTGTAGGAAACGGAATAGAGGCGGTAGACACTTTTACTGAATCGGAAGATTTTGACATAGTTTTTATGGATATTCAGATGCCGATTATGGATGGATTCGAGGCGGCTAGGGCTATTCGTAAACTTCATTCGCCTGTAAGAATTGTAGCGCTTACGGCAAACAGTGACTTAGAGTATTGGCAGTTGTGTCAGGATTGCGGCATGGATACCCGCATCACTAAGCCATTCAACATTGAGGACCTTCTTGCTGAACTTAAGAAGGTTTCCTGA